In one window of Hemicordylus capensis ecotype Gifberg chromosome 10, rHemCap1.1.pri, whole genome shotgun sequence DNA:
- the LOC128334745 gene encoding uncharacterized protein LOC128334745 — MLFVVVLIFLKEATGDTFFIHHDGQGPKELVCKRATKAEDRIAWYAGTESMQTLNLMSCAQGGNILPPRSAVQPVNSSTNFDLHCKKKASIVSFSTGGVFACKSLRDNRMEYTYPLFSNSTHCSIYDFFIVAVPNRTAEEKIFEESSEPLRKSLSVDESDSFTLDCRFQLNDSSLTFVVYWIKDTSPNTCLHSVANEGGYVTNFSYDVNCCVDATIKERQEHHSSVNGSQHWHNITIFNATSSDSGTYFCIVSAWSFGKHIWKTASELSVKVGNHKVPWLLITLGAIGGFVLIGGITWFFCWKKNSQGKSGKQDHRDPPTVELEGDECTPYAVCSRNDIGGNEVLYSLAMSPGWQPDGAPSLQDGKTGSKIQLGEDGQALYAVVNK; from the exons GGGATACCTTCTTCATTCATCACGATGGTCAAGGACCTAAGGAGTTGGTCTGcaagagagcaaccaaggcagaagACAGAATAGCCTGGTATGCAGGCACAGAATCCATGCAGACACTTAACCTGATGAGTTGTGCTCAAGGGGGCAACATTCTTCCACCACGGTCAGCGGTTCAACCGGTCAACAGTTCAACAAACTTTGATTTGCATTGTAAAAAAAAGGCATCCATAGTCAGTTTCTCCACTGGTGGAGTATTTGCCTGCAAATCCCTGAGGGATAATAGAATGGAGTATACATATCCCCTCTTTAGTAATTCAACTCACTGCAGCATTTATGACTTCTTTATTGTAGCAGTCCCGAACAGAACAGCAG AGGAGAAGATCTTTGAGGAAAGCAGTGAGCCATTACGGAAAAGTCTGTCAGTTGATGAAAGCGACAGTTTTACCCTCGACTGTAGATTTCAACTGAACGATTCCTCCCTAACCTTTGTTGTGTATTGGATCAAGGATACTTCTCCAAACACATGCCTTCATTCTGTTGCAAATGAAGGTGGTTATGTGACTAATTTTTCTTACGATGTAAACTGCTGTGTTGATGCCAcaatcaaagagagacaggagcATCATTCATCTGTGAACGGGTCACAGCACTGGCATAACATTACAATTTTCAATGCTACTTCTTCTGACAGCGGGACATATTTTTGCATAGTTTCTGCCTGGTCATTCGGGAAGCACATCTGGAAGACTGCATCTGAACTGTCTGTAAAAGTGGGGAATCACAAGGTGCCAT GGCTACTGATCACCCTGGGAGCAATCGGAGGCTTTGTTCTGATTGGTGGGATAACATGGTTCTTTTGCTGGAAGAAGAATTCACAAG GAAAATCAGGCAAGCAAGATCACAG ggATCCTCCCACAGTTGAATTAGAAGGCGATGAAT GCACACCATATGCCGTATGCAGTCGCAATGATATAGGTGGAAATGAAGTTTTGTATTCTCTTGCAATGAGTCCTGGTTGGCAGCCAGATGGCGCCCCCTCTTTGCAAGATGGCAAAACAGGATCTAAAATCCAACTTGGAGAAGATGGTCAAGCACTCTATGCGGtggtgaataaatga